The Cervus canadensis isolate Bull #8, Minnesota chromosome X, ASM1932006v1, whole genome shotgun sequence genome contains a region encoding:
- the LOC122435068 gene encoding signal peptidase complex catalytic subunit SEC11C-like produces MNKRQRYYQVLNFAMIVSSALMIWKGLIVLTSSESPILVVLSGSMEPAFHRGDLLFLTNFREDPIRAGEIVVFKVEGRDIPIVHRVIKVHEKDNGDIKFLTKGDNNEVDDRGLYKEGQNWLEKKDVVGCARGFLPYVGMVTIIMNYYPKLKYALLAVMGAYVLLKRES; encoded by the coding sequence ATGAACAAGCGCCAGCGCTACTACCAGGTCTTAAACTTTGCCATGATCGTGTCCTCTGCGCTCATGATCTGGAAAGGCCTGATTGTCCTCACCAGCAGTGAAAGCCCCATCTTGGTGGTGCTGAGCGGCAGCATGGAGCCAGCCTTTCACAGGGGCGACCTTCTGTTCCTAACGAATTTCCGGGAAGACCCCATTAGAGCTGGAGAAATCGTTGTTTTCAAAGTCGAAGGACGAGACATCCCAATAGTTCACAGAGTAATCAAAGTTCATGAAAAAGACAATGGAGACATCAAATTTCTGACTAAAGGAGATAATAATGAAGTTGATGATAGAGGCTTGTACAAAGAAGGCCAGAACTGGCTCGAGAAGAAGGACGTGGTGGGGTGCGCCCGAGGGTTTTTGCCATATGTCGGTATGGTCACCATAATAATGAACTACTATCCAAAACTTAAGTATGCTCTTTTGGCCGTAATGGGTGCATATGTGTTATTGAAACGTGAATCCTGA